In a genomic window of Aggregatimonas sangjinii:
- the pdeM gene encoding ligase-associated DNA damage response endonuclease PdeM, whose amino-acid sequence MTQSIRINDNNFIMHPSGVLFWEEKATLLISDVHLGKVSHFRKFGAAVPQKAVAKNFELLSTAFEHFQPKVICFMGDLFHSSLNKEWNLFETWVKNTNAKIILVAGNHDIISPLKYEDLGILVVSEIQQDGFLLTHHPEEREGFFNFSGHIHPAVRLRGAGRQTVRLSCFYSTPDQMILPAFGEFTGTYVLEPQQNTLIFATTGEEVFPVTLTESKKRKRFSR is encoded by the coding sequence ATGACCCAATCCATTCGAATAAATGACAACAACTTTATCATGCACCCGTCGGGTGTTTTGTTTTGGGAGGAGAAGGCCACGCTTTTGATCAGCGATGTACATTTGGGCAAGGTCTCCCACTTTCGCAAGTTTGGTGCGGCCGTACCTCAGAAGGCCGTGGCGAAAAATTTTGAGCTGTTGTCCACTGCATTCGAACACTTTCAGCCTAAAGTCATCTGTTTTATGGGTGATCTGTTTCATTCTTCGCTGAACAAAGAATGGAATCTGTTCGAAACATGGGTCAAAAACACTAATGCCAAAATCATTCTCGTCGCAGGAAACCACGATATCATTTCACCACTAAAATATGAGGATTTGGGGATTTTGGTCGTTTCCGAGATTCAGCAAGACGGTTTCCTATTGACCCATCATCCAGAAGAACGCGAAGGGTTTTTCAACTTTTCGGGGCACATCCATCCTGCGGTAAGACTCCGCGGTGCGGGCCGGCAAACGGTACGCCTTTCCTGCTTTTATAGCACGCCGGATCAAATGATTCTTCCCGCCTTCGGGGAGTTCACGGGTACCTATGTGCTGGAACCCCAACAAAATACATTGATTTTTGCCACTACGGGAGAAGAAGTCTTTCCAGTAACGCTTACCGAATCGAAGAAAAGAAAACGCTTTTCGCGTTAA
- a CDS encoding tryptophan-rich sensory protein codes for MKKSLSIFNLLSVVLVIVVNYISQIVEFNGVTIGEMSRRYDNLFTPAGYAFSIWGIIFLLLLAYGVYQVRKAFSTKDTSNFIQQTGPWFILANLLNCTWVIVFAYDFTGLSVLVMLGILFSLIKIILNTDMERWDAPIGTIAFVWWPICIYSGWIAVATIANISAYLIKIGWEGGPLSEITWTFIMISVATLVNLLMVYKRNMREFALVGIWALVAIFMRHQTDYISIAYTALGCSVVLLIATAIHGYRNRETNPFQKLRGEL; via the coding sequence ATGAAAAAATCGCTTTCCATTTTCAACCTACTTTCGGTGGTTCTGGTCATAGTGGTCAACTATATCTCGCAAATTGTCGAATTCAACGGAGTGACCATCGGCGAAATGAGCCGGAGGTACGACAACCTTTTTACTCCGGCAGGTTACGCCTTTTCCATTTGGGGCATAATTTTCCTGCTCTTATTGGCCTACGGGGTGTATCAAGTGCGAAAGGCCTTTTCCACGAAGGACACCTCAAATTTTATTCAACAAACCGGACCCTGGTTCATATTGGCCAATCTCCTGAATTGCACTTGGGTCATCGTGTTCGCCTACGATTTTACGGGCCTCTCCGTACTGGTCATGTTGGGCATTCTCTTTTCCCTGATAAAAATAATTTTGAATACCGATATGGAACGATGGGACGCACCTATAGGCACTATCGCATTTGTATGGTGGCCCATATGCATCTATAGCGGTTGGATCGCCGTCGCGACCATTGCCAATATTTCGGCCTATTTGATAAAAATCGGTTGGGAAGGTGGTCCGCTTTCCGAAATTACATGGACGTTCATCATGATCAGCGTCGCGACCTTGGTAAATCTCCTCATGGTCTATAAACGAAATATGCGGGAATTCGCCTTAGTAGGTATATGGGCACTGGTCGCTATTTTTATGCGCCATCAAACGGACTATATTTCCATAGCTTATACTGCACTGGGGTGTAGTGTTGTTCTTCTTATCGCCACCGCCATTCACGGATATCGGAATAGGGAAACGAATCCTTTTCAAAAATTAAGGGGTGAGTTATAA
- a CDS encoding dihydrolipoyl dehydrogenase family protein, whose amino-acid sequence MEKTEAKKYDVFVIGSGIAGQTVAKECVKAGQKVAIADKREFGGTCSNRGCDPKKVLLAAIEIRESAENLLGKGVRKMLRTNWKQQQKYKRKFTKSIPSATEKDLKKLDIDLYHQSPKFLDTHRLSVEGKTVQADKIVIATGYEPRPLDFKGSKHLKTSDDFLNLKKLPKHITFIGGGYVGMEFAHMAVRSGAKVTVIESGERILPVFDADLVTELITYSKRIGIAFIFKADTTAVKKLRKNFKLTYTKNGKTKTMKSRAVFNTAGRIPAISELDLEKGDVAFNENGIATNTFLQSKTNPDVYACGDVSDNGLPLTPLSGREGYVVAENLIKGNHKKLDIPVIPSVAFTLPNMASVGYSEKEAKARYKNVIVKHESVPGWFNARRMNAPVYAYKIILNQRTNEIVGAHLLGPEAGDTINIFAMAINMGMTADQIKQTIFTYPSWANDVKSMV is encoded by the coding sequence ATGGAAAAGACGGAAGCAAAAAAATATGATGTATTCGTAATCGGAAGCGGTATCGCCGGGCAGACGGTTGCTAAAGAGTGCGTTAAGGCAGGACAAAAAGTGGCCATTGCGGATAAGAGGGAATTCGGGGGTACCTGTTCGAATCGAGGATGTGATCCAAAAAAAGTACTGTTGGCCGCTATCGAGATACGGGAATCGGCAGAAAACCTTTTGGGAAAGGGTGTTCGAAAGATGCTGCGGACCAATTGGAAACAACAGCAGAAATACAAACGGAAATTCACCAAATCCATTCCGTCTGCGACGGAAAAAGACCTGAAAAAGCTGGACATCGACTTGTACCATCAATCCCCAAAGTTCTTGGATACCCATAGGCTCTCCGTAGAAGGCAAAACCGTTCAGGCGGATAAAATCGTAATCGCAACCGGATACGAACCACGACCGCTCGATTTTAAAGGAAGCAAGCACTTAAAGACGAGTGATGACTTTTTAAATTTAAAAAAGTTGCCCAAACATATTACGTTTATCGGTGGGGGTTATGTCGGAATGGAATTTGCACATATGGCCGTCCGTTCCGGAGCAAAGGTTACGGTAATCGAATCCGGAGAACGTATTTTACCGGTATTCGATGCCGATTTGGTCACGGAATTAATCACATACTCCAAGAGAATAGGTATTGCGTTTATTTTTAAGGCCGATACGACCGCTGTCAAAAAATTGCGCAAGAACTTCAAGCTGACCTATACCAAGAACGGAAAGACGAAGACCATGAAATCCAGGGCTGTATTTAACACGGCGGGCCGGATCCCCGCTATTTCAGAACTTGATTTGGAGAAAGGTGATGTTGCCTTCAATGAAAACGGAATTGCCACCAATACCTTTTTACAAAGTAAAACCAATCCCGACGTGTACGCCTGTGGCGATGTATCCGATAACGGACTCCCCCTAACACCATTGTCCGGTCGGGAGGGTTATGTGGTAGCCGAGAACCTAATCAAAGGGAATCACAAGAAATTGGATATTCCGGTCATTCCCTCGGTAGCATTTACTCTGCCGAACATGGCTTCCGTAGGGTATTCCGAAAAAGAAGCCAAGGCGCGTTACAAAAATGTAATTGTAAAACATGAATCTGTTCCAGGGTGGTTCAACGCTAGACGCATGAACGCCCCGGTATATGCCTATAAAATCATTTTGAACCAGCGGACGAACGAAATCGTGGGGGCGCACTTGCTGGGCCCCGAGGCCGGAGACACCATCAATATCTTTGCTATGGCCATCAATATGGGTATGACGGCCGACCAAATAAAGCAGACGATTTTCACTTACCCATCCTGGGCGAACGATGTAAAGAGTATGGTGTAA
- a CDS encoding SDR family NAD(P)-dependent oxidoreductase, translating to MDLQLKNKVALVTGSTKGIGRAIAETLAREGAEVIINGRSEDSVKDALCEMNKVVENGKISGIACDFSKQEQIDELIASCGKIDILINNVGIFEPKDFLDIPDADWQRFYDINVMSGVRLSRAFLPQMLEQDWGRIIFISSESGINIPEEMVHYGMTKTAQLAISRGIAETTKGTRVTVNSVLPGPTLSEGVKDFAGIGEEKSKEEVEQEFFETERPSSLIQRFATTQEVANMVVYVASELSSATNGAALKVDGGVVKTAF from the coding sequence ATGGATTTACAACTAAAAAATAAGGTGGCCCTCGTAACGGGCTCTACTAAAGGCATCGGAAGGGCGATCGCGGAAACCTTGGCACGAGAAGGAGCCGAGGTCATCATCAACGGACGTTCAGAAGATTCGGTGAAGGATGCGCTCTGCGAAATGAACAAGGTCGTGGAGAACGGAAAAATCTCCGGTATCGCTTGCGATTTCTCGAAGCAGGAGCAGATTGATGAGCTGATCGCGTCTTGCGGAAAAATCGATATTCTGATCAATAATGTTGGGATTTTCGAACCGAAGGACTTCCTGGATATTCCGGATGCAGATTGGCAGCGATTTTACGACATCAATGTAATGAGCGGTGTACGGCTTTCCAGGGCATTTTTACCACAGATGCTGGAGCAGGACTGGGGGCGTATCATTTTCATATCTAGCGAAAGCGGCATTAATATTCCCGAAGAAATGGTGCATTATGGGATGACCAAAACCGCACAATTGGCCATATCACGAGGTATTGCCGAAACTACGAAAGGTACTAGGGTAACCGTAAATTCGGTATTGCCCGGCCCCACCTTGTCGGAAGGGGTCAAAGATTTCGCAGGTATCGGCGAAGAAAAATCAAAGGAAGAGGTAGAACAGGAATTTTTTGAAACGGAAAGGCCTTCGTCATTGATCCAACGTTTTGCCACTACGCAGGAGGTTGCCAATATGGTCGTTTATGTGGCAAGCGAATTGTCGTCGGCTACCAACGGCGCGGCGCTCAAAGTAGATGGTGGTGTTGTGAAAACAGCATTTTAA
- the mfd gene encoding transcription-repair coupling factor translates to MPNTVIPTLFERSPQLRKLRDVIANNVAKGVSEPVKKGFEGVPQLLLKGLAGSSLSLVLGDVFRSSEVPFLLIFDDKEQAAYYLNDLERIVGEDDVLFYPGSYRRPYQIEETDNANVLLRAEVLNRINSRKKPAVIVTYPDALFEKVVTRKELDRHTLKIKLDDTLSLDFLNEVLFEYKFKRVDFVTEPGEFSVRGGIVDVFSFSHDEPYRLEFFGDEVDSIRTFDIETQLSTDKVKKISIIPNVANKVLTEKRENFLSYISPKTIVFSKNTDLLFSRLDDFYKKAEEAFAQLTAEIEHAAPKALFVNSASFKNELQHFLVIGSQASEKATSEIVFNTDPQPSFNKKFDLLIQNLNEYHGLGYTNYICCASDQQAKRFQDIFEDVAVNVAYTTVVFPLFQGFIENDLKIVCYTDHQIFERYHKFNLKNGYAKKQAITLKELNKLEIGDYVTHIDHGIGKFGGLQKIDVQGNKQEAIKLMYGERDILYVSIHSLHKISKFNGKDGAVPKIYKLGSAAWKKLKQKTKSRVKKIAFNLIKVYAKRRLEKGFQYAPDSYLQSELEASFIYEDTPDQSTATEDIKRDMESERPMDRLVCGDVGFGKTEVAIRAAFKAAENGKQVAVLVPTTILAFQHHRTFTERLKEMPVTVDYLNRFRTAKERRVTLEKLEAGAIDIIIGTHQLVNKNVKFKDLGLLIVDEEQKFGVAVKDKLKSIKENVDVLTLTATPIPRTLQFSLMAARDLSVINTPPPNRYPIESRVIRFTEDTIRDAISYEIQRGGQVFFIHNRIENIKEVAGMIQRLVPDAKVGIGHGQMEGKKLESLMLSFMDGEFDVLVSTTIVESGLDVTNANTIFINNANNFGLSDLHQMRGRVGRSNKKAFCYFITPPYEVMTPDARKRIEALEQFTALGSGFNIAMKDLEIRGAGDLLGGEQSGFINEIGFETYQKILAEAIDELKENEFKELYEQVEGHQEKVFVKETQIDSDFELLFPDDYINNITERLNLYTELNQVKDEESLLKFEKELVDRFGELPSQAEDLLNSVRVKWIANSIGLEKVVMKNKKLIGYFIADQQSEFYQSAAFTKVLRFVQSNPGSCKMKEKKTRNGLRLLLIFEGINSLEKALKALAPFEKQELQNA, encoded by the coding sequence TTGCCCAATACTGTCATTCCAACACTTTTTGAACGGTCTCCACAACTACGGAAACTGCGGGATGTCATTGCCAATAATGTCGCTAAAGGAGTTTCGGAGCCCGTAAAAAAAGGGTTCGAGGGTGTACCTCAACTGCTGCTTAAAGGTCTTGCCGGTTCTTCACTTTCCTTGGTTTTAGGTGATGTTTTCCGAAGTTCCGAAGTCCCTTTTCTATTGATTTTTGATGATAAGGAACAAGCTGCCTATTACCTGAACGACCTGGAACGAATCGTTGGCGAAGACGACGTACTTTTTTATCCCGGCAGTTACCGTCGCCCGTATCAAATCGAGGAAACCGATAATGCCAATGTGCTCTTACGCGCTGAAGTACTCAATCGCATCAATTCCAGAAAAAAACCTGCGGTCATTGTTACCTATCCAGACGCACTTTTCGAAAAAGTCGTGACGCGGAAAGAATTGGATAGGCATACGCTCAAGATAAAGCTCGACGATACCCTTTCCCTGGATTTCCTGAACGAAGTGCTGTTCGAATATAAATTTAAAAGGGTAGATTTCGTAACCGAACCCGGCGAATTTTCGGTACGCGGTGGTATCGTAGATGTGTTCTCATTTTCCCATGACGAACCCTACCGCCTGGAATTTTTTGGCGATGAAGTCGACAGTATTCGCACCTTCGATATTGAAACGCAATTGTCTACCGACAAGGTGAAAAAAATCAGCATTATCCCCAATGTAGCGAATAAAGTACTTACGGAAAAAAGGGAGAATTTCTTGAGTTACATCTCGCCCAAGACCATCGTTTTTTCGAAAAACACCGATTTGCTGTTCAGTCGGCTCGATGATTTTTACAAAAAAGCCGAAGAAGCCTTTGCACAGCTTACGGCCGAAATCGAACATGCTGCGCCCAAGGCCCTATTCGTAAACTCCGCTTCATTCAAAAACGAATTACAGCATTTTCTCGTCATCGGCTCGCAAGCTTCCGAGAAAGCGACCTCTGAAATCGTTTTCAATACCGATCCCCAGCCTTCGTTCAACAAGAAATTCGATTTGTTGATTCAAAATCTGAACGAATACCATGGCTTGGGGTATACCAATTATATCTGTTGTGCCAGTGACCAACAGGCAAAGCGCTTTCAGGATATTTTTGAGGATGTAGCCGTAAATGTGGCCTATACAACCGTTGTGTTTCCCTTATTTCAGGGTTTTATCGAAAATGACCTTAAAATCGTCTGCTATACCGACCATCAGATTTTTGAACGCTATCACAAGTTCAACTTGAAAAATGGCTACGCCAAAAAGCAGGCCATCACCTTAAAGGAACTGAACAAACTCGAAATCGGGGACTATGTCACCCATATCGACCATGGTATCGGCAAGTTCGGTGGTCTCCAAAAAATTGATGTGCAGGGCAACAAGCAAGAAGCCATTAAATTAATGTACGGTGAAAGGGATATTCTGTACGTGAGCATACATTCCCTGCACAAAATATCAAAGTTCAACGGTAAGGACGGTGCTGTTCCCAAAATCTACAAATTGGGTTCCGCTGCTTGGAAGAAACTCAAACAAAAAACCAAATCCCGGGTCAAGAAAATCGCCTTCAACCTGATCAAGGTATATGCCAAACGCAGGCTTGAAAAAGGTTTTCAGTACGCCCCCGATAGCTATTTACAAAGCGAATTGGAAGCCTCCTTTATTTATGAGGACACCCCGGACCAGAGCACGGCGACCGAAGATATAAAGCGTGATATGGAGAGTGAGCGTCCCATGGACCGTTTAGTCTGTGGCGATGTGGGCTTTGGAAAGACCGAAGTGGCCATTCGTGCCGCATTTAAAGCCGCCGAAAATGGCAAGCAGGTCGCCGTTTTGGTACCTACGACCATCTTGGCATTTCAACATCACAGAACCTTTACCGAACGCCTAAAGGAAATGCCCGTAACGGTAGACTACCTCAACCGATTCCGTACCGCCAAAGAACGGAGGGTAACCCTTGAAAAATTGGAGGCCGGCGCCATCGATATCATCATTGGCACACATCAATTGGTGAACAAAAACGTAAAATTCAAAGACCTCGGTCTGCTCATCGTTGACGAAGAACAGAAGTTCGGCGTTGCGGTCAAGGACAAACTCAAATCAATCAAAGAAAACGTTGATGTATTGACGCTGACCGCGACCCCCATTCCCAGAACCTTACAGTTTAGCTTAATGGCCGCAAGGGATTTGTCGGTCATCAACACCCCGCCACCCAACCGGTACCCTATTGAAAGCCGTGTCATACGTTTTACCGAGGATACCATTCGCGATGCCATCAGCTACGAGATACAACGTGGCGGACAGGTATTCTTCATCCATAACCGTATCGAGAATATCAAAGAAGTGGCGGGCATGATCCAACGTCTCGTGCCGGATGCCAAGGTCGGCATCGGTCATGGGCAAATGGAAGGCAAAAAACTGGAATCGCTCATGCTTTCCTTTATGGATGGAGAATTCGATGTCCTGGTATCGACGACCATCGTAGAAAGCGGTCTGGATGTGACCAATGCGAATACCATCTTTATTAACAATGCCAATAACTTCGGTTTGAGCGACCTTCACCAAATGCGCGGCCGGGTCGGGCGGAGCAATAAGAAAGCCTTTTGCTATTTTATCACGCCACCCTACGAGGTCATGACCCCCGATGCGCGCAAACGTATCGAGGCCCTAGAGCAGTTTACCGCCCTGGGCAGCGGCTTCAATATCGCCATGAAGGATTTGGAGATTCGTGGGGCAGGCGATTTACTGGGAGGGGAACAAAGCGGCTTTATCAACGAAATCGGATTCGAAACCTATCAAAAAATACTGGCCGAAGCCATTGACGAACTCAAGGAAAATGAATTTAAGGAACTTTATGAGCAGGTGGAAGGCCATCAGGAAAAGGTCTTTGTAAAGGAAACCCAAATCGATTCGGATTTTGAGCTGCTCTTTCCCGACGATTACATCAATAATATTACCGAACGCTTGAACCTTTATACCGAACTGAACCAAGTGAAGGATGAGGAATCGCTGTTAAAATTCGAAAAAGAGCTCGTTGATCGCTTCGGGGAATTACCGTCGCAGGCAGAAGATTTGCTGAATTCCGTTCGGGTGAAATGGATCGCCAATAGCATCGGATTGGAAAAAGTGGTCATGAAAAACAAAAAGTTGATCGGTTATTTTATCGCCGATCAACAGTCGGAATTTTACCAAAGTGCGGCCTTTACCAAGGTACTTCGCTTTGTACAATCAAACCCGGGCAGCTGCAAGATGAAAGAGAAAAAAACCCGGAACGGGCTGCGCCTGTTATTGATTTTCGAAGGTATCAATTCTTTGGAAAAGGCCTTGAAAGCCCTCGCTCCTTTCGAAAAACAGGAATTGCAGAATGCTTAA
- a CDS encoding TerB family tellurite resistance protein, giving the protein MDFTLAEKLAIVKAVDAIVIADGVVHNGEIDHVQQLMHTIDFDSNFIVQARNIPAGHDIKILKEMPDNKKTDLARILKEVANSDGFVHKKETALMSQIFAAIEFI; this is encoded by the coding sequence ATGGACTTTACCCTTGCCGAAAAATTAGCTATTGTTAAAGCAGTCGATGCAATTGTAATTGCAGACGGAGTAGTACATAACGGCGAAATCGACCATGTGCAGCAACTAATGCACACTATCGATTTCGACAGTAATTTTATCGTTCAAGCGAGAAATATACCCGCTGGGCACGACATTAAAATTCTAAAGGAGATGCCGGACAATAAAAAGACGGATTTGGCGCGCATTCTAAAGGAAGTTGCCAATTCAGACGGATTCGTTCATAAAAAAGAAACGGCATTGATGTCCCAAATCTTTGCCGCTATCGAATTTATTTAA
- a CDS encoding CocE/NonD family hydrolase: MKVRLLFVLFAFLMVLSLKAQTADSLYLRQHYDLKEYRIPMRDGAELFTVVYTPKDKSKRYPILLNRTCYNASKYSNYNYGGYPSMYLVEEGYILVFQDVRGRYMSDGEFDNMTPNIPGNDPNNKKDIDESSDTYDTIDWMIKNIKGNNGNVGMYGISYPGFYTAAALVDAHPALKASSPQAPIADFFFDDFHHQGAFLQSYTAAFAVFGYQKDSLTREPWYMDKLTRLYEAPPADGYDFWLKMGPLKNITKKIHHDNFFWKQVTEHPNYDEFWQKRSILPHLKNVEHAVMTVGGWYDAEDLYGPLNIYKTVEATSPKATNTIVMGPWDHGGWAREKGQTTHNHIYFGDSISTHFQREIEKKFFAHHLKGTGTNTLPEAYMFDTGIKKWESYTEWPPKNVPPIMLSFGENGHLGINETADQNMVFEYTSDPKKPVPYTSQIEGLTFTPRRYMSDDQREASRRPDVLTFETDVLTDDSTVAGEIMAKLKVAMTGTDADFIVKLIDVYPQDHPNYEHNEKNIIMGGYQQLVRAETFRGRFRNSFAKPEPFVPGEITDVNFRLQDVLHTFKKGHRIMIQIHSSWFPYIDRNPQKYVDNIFEADEEDFIKSTIKVYGSSTVEVGGTQECCLPAPFQVNEEQLIKD, from the coding sequence ATGAAAGTACGTTTGCTATTCGTCTTATTCGCCTTCCTAATGGTCTTGTCCCTAAAGGCTCAAACTGCCGATTCACTCTATTTGCGACAACACTACGACCTGAAGGAATATCGTATTCCCATGCGGGACGGGGCCGAACTTTTTACAGTGGTATACACGCCTAAGGACAAGTCGAAAAGGTATCCGATTTTATTGAACAGGACTTGCTATAATGCCTCTAAATATTCCAATTACAACTATGGGGGTTATCCATCCATGTATTTGGTGGAAGAAGGCTATATTTTGGTATTTCAAGACGTTAGAGGTCGGTATATGTCCGACGGTGAATTTGATAATATGACCCCGAACATTCCGGGCAACGACCCCAACAACAAAAAAGACATCGATGAAAGTTCCGATACCTACGACACTATTGATTGGATGATCAAGAACATCAAGGGCAATAATGGCAATGTTGGGATGTATGGCATTTCCTATCCGGGATTTTATACCGCGGCAGCCCTTGTCGATGCCCATCCCGCATTAAAAGCCTCTTCCCCACAGGCACCCATTGCCGATTTTTTCTTTGATGATTTTCATCACCAAGGTGCCTTTCTGCAGAGCTACACCGCCGCTTTCGCGGTATTCGGTTATCAGAAGGACAGCCTTACACGAGAACCTTGGTATATGGACAAGCTTACCCGCCTCTACGAAGCACCTCCTGCGGATGGTTACGACTTTTGGCTAAAAATGGGTCCGCTGAAAAATATTACGAAAAAAATTCATCATGATAATTTCTTCTGGAAACAGGTTACGGAACACCCCAACTACGACGAATTTTGGCAGAAACGCAGTATTTTACCCCATTTAAAAAACGTGGAACATGCTGTAATGACCGTTGGTGGCTGGTATGACGCCGAAGACCTTTACGGGCCTTTAAACATTTATAAAACTGTCGAGGCTACAAGTCCTAAAGCGACTAATACCATTGTCATGGGACCATGGGACCATGGTGGCTGGGCACGCGAAAAAGGACAGACCACGCATAACCACATTTATTTCGGAGACAGTATATCGACTCATTTTCAGCGGGAAATCGAAAAGAAATTCTTTGCACACCATTTAAAAGGTACCGGTACCAATACACTTCCCGAAGCATATATGTTCGACACGGGTATTAAAAAATGGGAATCCTACACGGAATGGCCACCTAAGAACGTCCCTCCCATAATGCTGTCTTTTGGGGAAAACGGGCATTTGGGTATCAACGAAACGGCAGACCAGAATATGGTTTTCGAATATACGAGCGACCCTAAGAAACCGGTGCCCTATACCTCGCAAATAGAAGGACTCACCTTTACACCAAGGCGATATATGTCAGACGACCAAAGGGAAGCTTCCAGACGACCGGATGTGTTGACCTTTGAGACCGATGTACTTACAGACGATAGCACTGTTGCAGGCGAGATTATGGCCAAATTGAAAGTAGCCATGACGGGAACGGACGCCGATTTTATCGTAAAACTCATTGATGTATACCCGCAAGACCATCCGAATTACGAGCATAACGAAAAAAACATCATCATGGGCGGATACCAGCAATTGGTGCGTGCGGAAACTTTTCGGGGTAGGTTCAGAAATAGTTTTGCAAAACCAGAGCCTTTTGTGCCGGGCGAAATCACCGATGTGAACTTCCGATTGCAGGATGTGCTCCATACCTTTAAAAAGGGGCATCGCATTATGATCCAAATCCACAGTTCCTGGTTCCCGTATATCGACCGGAATCCACAAAAATATGTGGACAACATCTTCGAGGCCGACGAGGAAGATTTTATAAAATCAACCATCAAAGTATATGGATCTTCAACGGTTGAAGTGGGCGGGACACAGGAGTGTTGCTTACCGGCACCTTTTCAGGTCAACGAAGAACAGCTGATAAAAGACTGA
- a CDS encoding TlpA family protein disulfide reductase, with protein sequence MRVSIIVLFLLSLIPIRAQHTISGTFSPAKEFSWLIAYHLTPGGQEYVADTAIKDGRFSLEIGSNKPSGIYRMVYAVPQDEFYFDVLYNGEEDIQLHFDSSEGVNFTVSKENIPYGTYFREIHEMESTLVGFYTNGNDDVREYNTIIQRLKSFQQTSEEQTKGLLAHAFISANRPYIPSVYETLPDFVANRKEHYFDAFKVTDTALQASGFLSDKIENYVFSALPLKKMTAAETEIAMQENVQTVTEELASTKDGFKFIVYKKLWSQASESGLNELADFIYSNYLKALSLKTGNAQTVLDIERHNRLRLGAIAPEMIWEENGSEQKLSGLNGAEHYLLVFWSSQCGHCLSELPALHKALKNVSNVKVLAIGLEDDDTTWSVESAKLPDFKHLISLGKWDSEYADLYDIHKTPTYYVLDTEKKIIAKPDGDSEVITFLNSNL encoded by the coding sequence ATGAGAGTTTCCATTATCGTATTATTCCTTTTATCGCTGATACCGATACGGGCGCAGCACACTATTTCGGGCACATTTTCACCAGCCAAAGAGTTTAGTTGGCTCATTGCCTATCACCTCACACCCGGCGGTCAGGAGTACGTCGCGGATACCGCCATCAAAGATGGTAGGTTTTCATTAGAAATTGGATCGAATAAGCCTTCAGGAATATACCGTATGGTTTATGCGGTGCCTCAGGACGAGTTTTATTTTGATGTACTCTACAATGGCGAAGAAGATATTCAATTACACTTCGATAGTTCCGAAGGCGTAAATTTCACAGTATCTAAAGAGAATATACCCTACGGTACATATTTTAGGGAAATACATGAAATGGAAAGCACATTGGTCGGCTTTTACACCAACGGAAATGATGATGTTAGGGAGTACAATACTATAATCCAACGCTTGAAATCTTTTCAACAGACTTCCGAAGAACAAACAAAAGGTTTACTGGCCCATGCATTCATTTCCGCAAATCGACCTTACATTCCGTCAGTTTATGAAACCTTACCAGATTTCGTCGCAAATAGAAAGGAGCATTATTTCGATGCTTTTAAGGTGACCGATACCGCCCTACAAGCCTCGGGCTTTTTAAGCGATAAAATAGAAAACTACGTATTTTCGGCACTACCCTTAAAAAAAATGACTGCCGCTGAAACCGAAATAGCCATGCAGGAAAATGTGCAGACCGTAACCGAAGAACTAGCCAGTACTAAAGATGGTTTTAAGTTCATAGTGTATAAAAAATTATGGTCGCAGGCCTCGGAGAGTGGACTGAACGAACTTGCCGATTTCATCTATTCCAACTACCTGAAAGCATTGTCATTAAAAACGGGCAATGCCCAAACCGTTTTGGATATTGAAAGACACAATCGCCTTCGCCTGGGTGCAATCGCCCCGGAAATGATTTGGGAGGAAAACGGATCCGAGCAAAAACTAAGTGGTCTAAATGGCGCAGAACATTATCTTTTGGTATTTTGGAGCAGTCAATGCGGCCACTGTTTAAGCGAACTCCCGGCATTGCATAAAGCGCTGAAAAATGTTTCGAATGTGAAGGTCTTGGCCATTGGTTTGGAAGATGATGACACGACTTGGTCTGTAGAATCGGCGAAGCTTCCCGATTTCAAACATCTCATTTCCTTGGGAAAATGGGATAGCGAATATGCAGACCTATATGACATCCACAAAACACCAACTTACTATGTTCTGGATACCGAAAAGAAAATCATAGCAAAGCCCGATGGTGATAGCGAGGTGATTACTTTTTTAAATAGCAATCTTTAA